Proteins encoded together in one Triticum dicoccoides isolate Atlit2015 ecotype Zavitan chromosome 7B, WEW_v2.0, whole genome shotgun sequence window:
- the LOC119340077 gene encoding sulfite exporter TauE/SafE family protein 3-like has protein sequence MGMRCHVVAVLGVACTVAAAVAADRGLSFAGAVAPPEEASYLRKLACSLWQSDGTTYHHVWPPMKFGWKIVLGSFIGFFGAAFGSIGGVGGGGIFVPMLTLIIGFDPKSSAAMSKCMIMGAAVSTVYCNLKLKHLTLDMPVIDYDVALLIQPMLMLGVSIGVICNVIFPDWLVTVLLIILFIVTSTKAFLKAVETWKKETIIITETAKQSEQTNEEQVYMPLSAGLDAASQSEILSDDDQNETPSDEAVSIWKNVYWKEAFSGSFIGDNTTWPHVNEMHGCEKRFIPKL, from the exons atggggatgagatGCCACGTCGTCGCGGTGCTGGGCGTGGCCTGCACTgtggccgccgccgtcgccgccgacaggGGGCTGTCGTTCGCCGGCGCCGTGGCGCCGCCGGAGGAAGCGAGCTACCTGCGCAAGCTGGCCTGCTCCCTGTGGCAGAGTGACGGAACCACCTACCACCACGTGTGGCCG CCCATGAAATTTGGGTGGAAAATCGTGTTGGGGTCATTCATTGGATTCTTCGGGGCAGCGTTCGGCAGCATCGGCGGTGTAGGTGGTGGTGGGATCTTCGTGCCGATGCTGACCCTGATCATTGGCTTTGATCCCAAGTCATCCGCGGCGATGTCAAAAT GTATGATCATGGGGGCTGCCGTGTCAACCGTGTACTGTAACCTCAAGCTGAAGCACCTGACATTGGACATGCCAGTGATAGACTATGATGTGGCCCTACTCATTCAGCCCATGCTCATGCTAGGGGTCAGCATTGGGGTTATCTGCAATGTGATATTCCCTGACTGGCTCGTCACAGTCCTCTTGATCATTCTCTTCATAG TTACTTCAACCAAAGCTTTTCTGAAGGCTGTAGAAACATGGAAGAAAGAGACGATAATCATAACG GAGACAGCAAAACAATCAGAGCAAACAA ACGAAGAACAGGTGTACATGCCGCTGTCTGCAGGACTTGACGCCGCATCTCAGTCTGAAATTCTGTCAGATGATGATCAAAATGAAACCCCATCAGACGAAGCG GTATCCATTTGGAAGAATGTTTACTGGAAGGAGGCGTTCAGTGGGAGTTTCATTGGAGATAACACGACTTGGCCACATGTTAATGAGATGCACGGCTGTGAGAAACGCTTCATCCCAAAACTTTAG